From Raphanus sativus cultivar WK10039 unplaced genomic scaffold, ASM80110v3 Scaffold1221, whole genome shotgun sequence, one genomic window encodes:
- the LOC130503911 gene encoding uncharacterized protein LOC130503911 gives MGICTSTESTQVATAKLILLDGRMMEFTKPVKVGYVLQKNPMCFICNSDDMEFDEALSAISADEELQLGQIYFALPLRYLRQPLQAEEMAALAAKANSALMRSGGGGGGCRRRRVDPIVPGDKYRVRVASCDDTVGSGFGRRKERNADADGGGSTSSRRRRECYAAELSTIEE, from the coding sequence ATGGGTATATGCACTTCGACTGAGTCGACTCAAGTGGCCACGGCGAAACTGATCTTGCTAGACGGGAGGATGATGGAGTTCACGAAACCCGTGAAGGTCGGATACGTTTTGCAGAAGAACCCCATGTGTTTTATCTGTAACTCGGACGACATGGAGTTCGATGAGGCTCTTTCTGCCATTAGCGCGGACGAAGAGCTTCAGCTAGGTCAGATATACTTCGCTCTTCCTCTTCGTTATCTTCGTCAGCCACTTCAAGCGGAGGAGATGGCTGCATTGGCCGCTAAAGCTAACTCTGCGCTCATGagaagtggtggtggtggaggaggctGTCGCCGGAGACGTGTAGATCCTATTGTCCCTGGTGATAAATATCGCGTTAGAGTTGCCTCCTGTGATGATACCGTTGGTTCAGGCTTCGGAAGGAGGAAGGAGAGAAACGCTGACGCTGACGGTGGTGGTAGTACTAGTAGTCGCCGGAGGAGGGAATGCTACGCGGCGGAGCTGAGCACGATAGAAGAGTGA
- the LOC130503908 gene encoding CASP-like protein 5C1 isoform X2: MEVVGTSSSVGLRLGQVLFSSASLLFMCFNDDDDFYAYTAFCYLVTVMGLVTPWSVTLALIEAYSIIVQRLPLQATVLSVIVSGDFVLSFLSLGGACSTASVTVILIGAGEKHCDRYKLSATMALLSSFLSFASTFFNFRLLPSLFSH; this comes from the exons ATGGAAGTGGTTGGAACCAGCTCAAGCGTTGGTCTACGTCTTGGACAGGTTCTGTTTTCTTCTGCTTCGCTTCTTTTCATGTGCTTCAACGATGACGACGATTTCTACGCTTACACTGCCTtctg TTATTTAGTTACAGTGATGGGTTTAGTGACACCATGGAGCGTTACGTTAGCCCTGATTGAAGCTTATTCCATCATCGTTCAGAGACTTCCTCTGCAGGCAACAGTTTTATCTGTCATCGTCTCTGGAGACTTT GTTTTGTCGTTTTTGTCACTGGGAGGTGCATGCTCAACGGCGAGTGTGACCGTAATTTTGATCGGCGCTGGAGAGAAGCATTGTGATCGGTACAAGTTATCGGCGACAATGGCTCTCTTGTCTTCGTTTCTTTCATTTGCTTCCACTTTCTTTAACTttcgtcttcttccttctctaTTTTCTCATTAG
- the LOC130503908 gene encoding CASP-like protein 5C1 isoform X1, protein MEVVGTSSSVGLRLGQVLFSSASLLFMCFNDDDDFYAYTAFCSYLVTVMGLVTPWSVTLALIEAYSIIVQRLPLQATVLSVIVSGDFVLSFLSLGGACSTASVTVILIGAGEKHCDRYKLSATMALLSSFLSFASTFFNFRLLPSLFSH, encoded by the exons ATGGAAGTGGTTGGAACCAGCTCAAGCGTTGGTCTACGTCTTGGACAGGTTCTGTTTTCTTCTGCTTCGCTTCTTTTCATGTGCTTCAACGATGACGACGATTTCTACGCTTACACTGCCTtctg CAGTTATTTAGTTACAGTGATGGGTTTAGTGACACCATGGAGCGTTACGTTAGCCCTGATTGAAGCTTATTCCATCATCGTTCAGAGACTTCCTCTGCAGGCAACAGTTTTATCTGTCATCGTCTCTGGAGACTTT GTTTTGTCGTTTTTGTCACTGGGAGGTGCATGCTCAACGGCGAGTGTGACCGTAATTTTGATCGGCGCTGGAGAGAAGCATTGTGATCGGTACAAGTTATCGGCGACAATGGCTCTCTTGTCTTCGTTTCTTTCATTTGCTTCCACTTTCTTTAACTttcgtcttcttccttctctaTTTTCTCATTAG
- the LOC130503910 gene encoding thioredoxin-like protein HCF164, chloroplastic, translating into MMAAPLVFSLRILSTPHHGINRNFQPFLLTQTGAPPRYRALRCQANSESSEPKEKLVVDNGSTSEISPASKVAEPSPSSSSSSAFPESPNSDINRRVAVGSVVAALALFLSTRLDFGISLKDLTASALPYEEALSNGKPTVVEFYADWCEVCRELAPDVYKIEQQYKDKVNFVMLNVDNTKWEQELDEFGVEGIPHFAFLDRQGNEEGNVVGRLPRQYLVENVNALAAGKQSIPHARAVGQYSSAEARKVHQVTDPLSHG; encoded by the exons ATGATGGCAGCTCCCTTAGTGTTTTCGTTGAGAATTTTATCTACTCCTCATCATGGGATCAATCGAAATTTTCAACCTTTTCTCCTAACCCAAACAGGAGCTCCTCCTAGATATCGTGCTCTTCGTTGCCAAGCAAACTCTGAATCTTCCGAACCCAAG GAGAAATTGGTGGTAGATAATGGCTCTACTAGTGAAATTTCACCTGCGTCGAAAGTAGCGGAAccatcaccttcttcttcttcttcttctgcgtTTCCTGAGTCTCCAAACAGTGATATTAACAGAAGAGTCGCTGTTGGTTCTGTTGTTGCCGCTTTGGCCTTGTTTCTATCGACAAGGCTTGATTTTGGGATCTCCTTGAAGGATTTAACTGCTTCAGCCTTGCCTTACGAGGAG GCTTTGTCGAATGGGAAGCCGACAGTGGTTGAGTTCTATGCTGATTGGTGTGAGGTTTGTCGAGAACTTGCCCCTGATGTTTACAAAATCGAGCAGCAATACAA GGACAAAGTGAACTTTGTGATGCTAAATGTGGACAACACGAAATGGGAGCAAGAGCTGGATGAGTTTGGTGTTGAAGGTATTCCTCATTTCGCTTTCCTCGATCGACAGGGGAACGAGGAAGGTAATGTGGTGGGGAGGCTCCCGAGGCAGTATCTAGTTGAGAATGTCAATGCCCTTGCAGCCGGAAAGCAATCAATTCCTCATGCTCGAGCCGTGGGACAGTACAGCAGCGCCGAAGCACGCAAGGTTCATCAGGTTACTGACCCCTTAAGCCATGGatag
- the LOC130503909 gene encoding transcription factor HHO5-like — translation MVQTDTDKMGLNLNLSMYSLAKPLSQFLDQVSRIKDHDSKLSEIDDYVGKLEEERRKIDVFKRELPLCMLLLNEAIERLKEEASSVMMMASNCKLDVGERVRLESDNNKKNWMSSAQLWISNPNSQLQSTNEEEDGCVTQKPIQTCNNQGGAFPPPYNPPPPPPPAPLSLRTPTSEILMDYRRIEQNHPQFSKPIIQSHHVPKKDQRRRWSQELHRKFVDALHSLGGPQVATPKQIREMMRVDGLTNDEVKSHLQKYRMHIRKHPLHPAKTLPSSDQPVLLDRETQSLISLTRSDSPQSPLVVDRGCLFSNNGHSSEDEVKSDGRSSWKSVSNKNRPALDLEL, via the exons ATGGTTCAGACAGATACAGATAAGATGGGTCTTAATTTGAATCTGTCGATGTACTCCTTAGCAAAACCCTTGTCTCAATTTCTCGACCAAGTGTCGAGGATCAAAGACCACGACTCGAAACTGTCTGAAATCGATGATTATGTCGGAAAAttagaggaagagaggagaaagATCGATGTTTTTAAACGGGAGCTACCTCTATGCATGCTCCTATTGAACGAAG CGATTGAGAGGTTAAAGGAAGAGGCTTCATCAGTGATGATGATGGCATCAAATTGTAAATTAGATGTGGGTGAAAGGGTAAGATTGGAAAGTGACAATAATAAGAAGAACTGGATGAGCTCTGCCCAGTTATGGATCTCCAATCCTAACTCTCAATTGCAATCG ACAAATGAAGAAGAGGATGGGTGTGTGACTCAGAAGCCTATTCAGACATGTAATAATCAGGGAGGAGCATTTCCACCACCATATAACCCTCCACCACCGCCTCCTCCGGCTCCTCTGTCTCTCAGGACTCCAACATCAGAAATACTGATGGATTATAGGAGAATTGAGCAGAATCATCCTCAATTCAGCAAACCTATTATACAGAGCCATCACGTTCCGAAGAAAGATCAGAGAAGGAGATGGTCACAGGAACTTCACCGTAAATTCGTTGATGCTCTTCACAGCCTTGGAGGGCCACAAG TGGCAACACCAAAGCAGATTAGAGAAATGATGAGAGTTGATGGTTTAACCAATGATGAAGTCAAGAGCCATTTACAA AAATATAGAATGCATATCCGTAAGCATCCGCTGCATCCAGCAAAGACTCTGCCATCCTCGGATCAGCCTGTTTTGTTAGATAGGGAAACACAGAGCTTAATAAGTTTGACGAGGTCGGATTCACCACAGAGCCCGCTTGTTGTTGATAGAGGTTGTTTGTTCAGTAATAATGGTCATAGCTCAGAGGATGAAGTGAAATCTGATGGACGTAGCAGCTGGAAAAGTGtgtcaaataaaaatagacCAGCGTTGGATCTTGAGCTTTGA